A single Mangrovimonas sp. YM274 DNA region contains:
- a CDS encoding glycosyltransferase family 4 protein, whose protein sequence is MKIAIFSGSVPSTTFIEHVILGVASTNEVLLFGVRERLHNYESKNIKCYITPKSHYKNLLISTYRVGLLAIKAPKDLLKLIKVIKKYPRVYDKWIWFTKFLPIILYRPDVFHIQWARDLEFYWFLKEQFDIKIVVSFLGSHINYSPIVQPYMGQIYKEVFPLVDGFHAVSKAIALEGQKYGANSSKIKLIRSPIQETIFSEYRPPQKHKNQPLKLISVGRHHWVKGYKFALLAISYLYNTLGIECHYTIIAQGSPSEELLFMRNRLGLEKLVSFQKGMPQETLFKSLQTFDALLLPSLNEGVANVVLEAMALGIPVISSDCGGMDEVVLPGKTGWLVPVYDPEAMAKAVLEVIHISEEVLQRITQNAHDLVKAEFCAEHSIQQFLELYDQVLGGVITSETRAK, encoded by the coding sequence TTGAAAATAGCCATTTTTTCGGGTTCTGTACCTAGTACTACATTTATAGAACATGTAATTCTTGGGGTAGCCTCAACCAACGAAGTGTTATTATTTGGTGTTAGGGAGCGCTTACATAACTACGAATCTAAAAACATAAAATGTTATATAACTCCTAAATCCCACTATAAAAACTTACTAATAAGTACATATAGGGTCGGCCTATTGGCCATAAAGGCGCCAAAAGACTTGCTAAAGCTAATTAAAGTCATAAAAAAATATCCTAGGGTATACGACAAATGGATTTGGTTTACAAAGTTTCTACCCATTATTTTATACCGTCCAGATGTGTTTCATATACAATGGGCTCGGGATTTAGAGTTCTACTGGTTTTTAAAGGAACAATTTGATATAAAAATTGTGGTAAGTTTTTTGGGGTCACACATCAATTATAGCCCTATAGTACAGCCCTATATGGGGCAAATTTATAAGGAGGTGTTTCCTTTAGTAGATGGCTTTCATGCGGTGTCCAAAGCAATTGCTTTGGAAGGACAAAAGTATGGAGCCAATTCTTCCAAAATAAAATTGATACGGTCCCCAATTCAAGAAACTATCTTTAGTGAGTACAGGCCTCCTCAAAAACATAAAAATCAACCCCTAAAACTAATCTCTGTAGGGCGCCATCATTGGGTGAAGGGCTATAAATTTGCCTTATTGGCCATAAGCTATTTATATAACACACTGGGGATAGAATGTCATTATACCATTATAGCACAGGGGAGTCCATCCGAAGAGCTACTCTTCATGCGAAATCGGTTAGGACTGGAAAAATTGGTGAGCTTTCAAAAAGGAATGCCTCAGGAAACCTTGTTCAAGTCTCTGCAAACTTTTGATGCACTCTTACTACCTAGTTTAAATGAAGGGGTTGCCAATGTGGTTCTTGAGGCGATGGCTTTAGGTATTCCAGTAATATCTTCCGATTGTGGGGGGATGGACGAAGTAGTGCTTCCAGGAAAAACAGGGTGGTTGGTGCCTGTTTATGATCCAGAAGCGATGGCGAAGGCGGTCTTGGAGGTGATACATATCTCTGAGGAAGTCTTGCAGCGGATTACCCAAAATGCCCATGATTTGGTGAAGGCGGAGTTTTGTGCTGAGCACTCTATCCAACAGTTTCTGGAACTTTATGACCAGGTGTTAGGAGGTGTCATTACGAGCGAGACACGAGCGAAGTAA
- a CDS encoding glycosyltransferase, which translates to MTKRIKILFTIPNFDTAGSGKVVYDLVKGLDKTLFEPHIACQHDGGAFFKEVKGLGVPIHIVNFCVPYRPFYSLAFRIRTIARFFKREQFDLIHSWHWSSDFTEALAAKWTGIPYVYTKKAMGWGNKAWHWRSQLSTQIIAVNRDMETGILASYNDKVLYMPLGVDLQRFRPLNRTRTTPLGHGFKDSDFVIVSVANLAPVKGIEVLLEAVQSLEDLRIKVLIVGDHENAYGKELKRTYSSSQIMFIEKQLDVRPFLAVADLFVIPTKDEGRKEGLPLAPLEAMASGRVVIGSDIPGIRDLLENWDDLLFPAGDVKALSDSLQAFLSLDVKTKNALATDMLQRAQNQFSLDKCIQEHQKCYQQILKTYAV; encoded by the coding sequence ATGACAAAACGTATAAAAATACTCTTTACCATCCCTAATTTTGATACCGCAGGAAGCGGGAAGGTGGTTTATGATTTGGTAAAGGGATTGGATAAGACGCTATTTGAACCGCATATTGCCTGTCAGCATGACGGCGGTGCTTTTTTTAAGGAAGTAAAGGGCTTAGGTGTGCCCATTCATATCGTCAACTTTTGTGTGCCCTACCGTCCATTTTATAGCTTAGCATTTAGAATACGAACTATAGCCCGTTTTTTTAAGCGGGAGCAATTTGATTTGATCCATTCCTGGCATTGGAGTTCGGATTTTACGGAGGCCTTGGCTGCCAAATGGACGGGTATCCCCTATGTGTATACCAAAAAGGCTATGGGATGGGGCAATAAGGCCTGGCATTGGCGCAGTCAGTTAAGCACCCAAATCATTGCCGTTAATAGGGATATGGAAACAGGGATCTTGGCATCTTATAACGATAAGGTGCTGTATATGCCCTTGGGGGTCGACCTTCAACGGTTTCGCCCCTTGAACCGAACGAGGACCACTCCTTTAGGACATGGTTTTAAAGATAGCGATTTTGTTATTGTATCTGTCGCCAATTTGGCTCCTGTAAAAGGGATTGAAGTGTTGTTAGAGGCTGTACAAAGTTTGGAGGATTTAAGAATTAAGGTGCTGATTGTGGGAGACCATGAGAATGCCTATGGAAAGGAACTAAAGCGTACTTATTCATCTTCTCAGATTATGTTTATAGAGAAACAATTGGATGTGAGGCCCTTTTTGGCCGTTGCCGACCTGTTTGTGATTCCTACCAAAGATGAGGGACGTAAGGAAGGTTTGCCGCTAGCTCCCTTGGAAGCCATGGCTTCGGGGCGTGTGGTGATAGGTTCCGATATCCCGGGAATTCGGGATTTGCTTGAAAATTGGGATGACTTATTGTTCCCAGCGGGGGATGTAAAGGCCCTTAGTGATAGCCTTCAGGCATTTTTAAGTTTGGATGTCAAGACCAAAAATGCTTTGGCCACCGATATGTTGCAGCGCGCCCAAAATCAATTTTCCTTAGACAAGTGCATACAAGAACATCAAAAATGTTACCAACAAATATTGAAAACCTATGCTGTTTAA
- a CDS encoding asparagine synthase-related protein gives MKTIKTPIIPSKQTFTKVKAPHELHLEAICVFTAIGFFLDSDTYWKDQEVLRPASVHELDAEGYLQGSKPYFKWAYRPEDLNFAQALERYGDLLEEIVGGQVAGQEVILPLSGGLDSRTLAVALQQTGASVASYSYDFAGGYPETAIAKQLAKRAGMPFQSLQIPKGYLWERLEDLANLNGCYADFCSPRQMAVTEHLQGLGSLFLLGHWGDVLFDDMKVNDSLPFEAQLEVLLKKLLKPGGLKLAQQLWKIWDLEGSFEAYLRERVSSLLKAIDIPESANAQIRAFKSLYWAPRWTSVNLSVFESVHSVSLPYYDNRMCALITNIPEAFLKGRQLQIAYIRERAPHLAKVSWQDQRPFHLTNYHWNKAPFNWPYRLINKTQRTIKQRLGTPYVQRNWELQFLGAENQSALEAYLLTSPMVLGLRQSFIKEAIGKFYEQPNPETAHTINMLLVLAAFNQQEASGLVSGAARSV, from the coding sequence ATGAAAACCATCAAAACACCCATCATTCCGAGTAAACAGACCTTTACTAAGGTAAAAGCTCCTCATGAACTGCATTTGGAGGCTATTTGTGTGTTTACAGCCATTGGTTTTTTTCTGGATAGCGATACGTATTGGAAGGACCAGGAGGTATTGCGACCTGCCAGTGTGCATGAATTGGATGCCGAGGGGTATTTGCAAGGTTCCAAGCCCTATTTTAAATGGGCGTACCGACCGGAAGACCTTAATTTTGCCCAAGCATTGGAGCGGTATGGAGATCTATTGGAGGAGATTGTCGGAGGGCAGGTAGCGGGACAAGAGGTCATTTTGCCTTTGTCGGGTGGTTTGGACAGTCGGACTTTGGCAGTGGCTTTACAGCAGACAGGTGCCTCTGTGGCAAGTTATAGTTATGATTTTGCTGGGGGCTATCCAGAAACCGCTATTGCCAAGCAACTAGCAAAAAGGGCAGGCATGCCTTTTCAGTCGTTGCAAATTCCTAAAGGTTATTTATGGGAACGTTTAGAAGATCTTGCCAATTTGAATGGCTGTTATGCCGATTTTTGTAGTCCTAGACAAATGGCCGTTACAGAACATTTACAGGGATTGGGAAGTTTATTTCTTTTGGGGCATTGGGGGGATGTACTGTTTGATGATATGAAAGTAAATGACTCCCTTCCTTTTGAGGCGCAGTTAGAGGTGTTGCTAAAAAAGCTTTTAAAGCCCGGAGGATTGAAATTGGCTCAACAATTATGGAAGATATGGGACTTGGAAGGCAGTTTTGAAGCTTATTTGAGGGAGCGGGTTAGCAGTTTGCTAAAGGCTATTGACATTCCTGAAAGTGCGAATGCCCAGATCAGGGCTTTTAAGAGTTTGTATTGGGCCCCTCGATGGACTTCAGTAAATTTGTCGGTGTTTGAGAGTGTCCACTCTGTGTCCCTTCCTTATTATGACAATCGCATGTGTGCATTGATTACCAACATTCCTGAAGCCTTTTTAAAAGGGCGGCAGCTACAAATTGCCTATATAAGGGAACGTGCACCACACTTGGCCAAGGTATCCTGGCAGGACCAGCGCCCTTTCCACCTCACTAATTATCATTGGAATAAAGCGCCTTTTAATTGGCCCTATCGCCTTATCAATAAAACGCAACGGACTATAAAGCAGCGATTAGGGACTCCTTATGTTCAGCGTAATTGGGAGTTACAGTTTTTAGGGGCTGAGAACCAGTCGGCTTTGGAAGCTTATTTATTAACTTCGCCGATGGTATTGGGTTTGCGACAATCTTTTATCAAGGAGGCGATTGGTAAGTTTTATGAGCAGCCCAACCCGGAAACGGCCCATACCATAAACATGTTATTGGTTTTGGCTGCTTTTAACCAACAAGAGGCTTCTGGCTTAGTATCAGGAGCAGCAAGAAGCGTATGA
- a CDS encoding GIY-YIG nuclease family protein, whose translation MKKAYVYFMANKNNTVIYIGVTSNLLKRVYQHKTNVYKGFTYRYNCDKLVYYEEFDSITQAISREKQLKAGNRKRKEDLIKLTNPEWQDLSDGWLFYFS comes from the coding sequence ATGAAAAAAGCCTATGTATACTTTATGGCCAACAAAAACAATACGGTTATTTATATAGGCGTCACCAGCAATCTACTCAAAAGAGTCTATCAGCACAAAACAAACGTTTATAAAGGTTTTACCTATAGATATAATTGTGACAAGTTGGTGTATTATGAGGAATTTGATTCTATCACTCAGGCTATTTCCAGAGAGAAACAACTTAAGGCTGGCAACAGAAAACGAAAAGAAGACTTGATCAAACTAACTAATCCTGAATGGCAAGACCTGTCTGATGGTTGGTTGTTTTACTTTTCATAG
- a CDS encoding MBOAT family protein, which yields MLFNSIDFAVFLPLVFALYWAFGGERRQLQNVLIVIASYVFYGWWDPRFLALIAFSTLVDYGIGLALGKRANPKERKYLLWTSIVVNLGLLGFFKYYNFFIANFTEAFSFLGKEIQPNTLHIILPVGISFYTFQTLSYTIDVYRQRLGPTKDFIAFAAFVSFFPQLVAGPIERASHLLPQFQTRREFKYQKSVDGLRQILWGLFKKIVIADNCAQFANTIFEHHTEHSGSTLFLGAIFFAFQIYGDFSGYSDIAIGTARLFGFDLMQNFATPYFSRDIAEFWRRWHISLSTWFRDYVYIPLGGSRGSKGQVLRNVLVIFLVSGFWHGANWTFLVWGGLNAAYFLPLILLKQHRKHTEVVAQGQLLPNFRECWQMGSTFLLTVVAWVFFRAASVTEALSYLKGVFSASLFSIPEIRPSFLLVLLGLFVLVEWRGREGRYAIEHLWFRYPKALRWGLYYVIAMVIFLYGGKEQEFIYFQF from the coding sequence ATGCTGTTTAATTCGATAGATTTTGCCGTTTTTTTACCCTTAGTATTTGCTTTGTATTGGGCGTTTGGAGGGGAGCGCCGCCAACTGCAAAATGTTTTGATCGTCATTGCCAGTTATGTGTTTTATGGCTGGTGGGATCCGCGCTTTTTGGCCCTGATTGCCTTTAGTACGCTTGTGGATTATGGTATAGGTCTGGCATTAGGGAAGAGAGCCAATCCTAAAGAACGTAAATATTTGTTGTGGACCAGTATTGTGGTGAATCTGGGGCTTTTGGGCTTTTTTAAGTACTATAATTTTTTCATAGCTAATTTTACCGAAGCCTTTTCGTTTTTAGGGAAGGAGATCCAACCGAATACCCTTCATATTATCCTGCCCGTAGGCATTAGTTTTTATACCTTTCAAACCTTGAGCTATACCATAGATGTGTACCGACAGCGCTTGGGGCCCACCAAGGACTTTATCGCTTTTGCCGCTTTTGTGAGTTTTTTTCCGCAATTGGTGGCTGGCCCCATAGAGCGGGCCTCCCATTTGTTGCCACAGTTTCAAACACGACGTGAATTTAAGTATCAAAAATCGGTAGACGGCTTGCGTCAAATACTATGGGGGCTTTTTAAGAAAATAGTGATTGCCGATAACTGTGCCCAGTTTGCCAATACCATCTTTGAACATCATACCGAGCATTCGGGAAGTACCTTGTTTTTGGGAGCCATTTTTTTTGCCTTTCAGATTTATGGGGATTTTTCGGGCTATTCGGATATCGCTATAGGAACGGCCCGCCTATTTGGCTTTGATTTGATGCAGAATTTTGCAACCCCTTATTTTTCTAGGGACATTGCTGAATTTTGGAGACGTTGGCATATCTCCTTATCCACCTGGTTCCGGGATTATGTCTATATTCCCTTGGGGGGATCTCGAGGCTCTAAAGGACAGGTGTTGCGAAATGTGTTGGTTATTTTTTTAGTGAGTGGCTTTTGGCATGGCGCCAATTGGACTTTTTTGGTGTGGGGAGGCTTAAATGCCGCCTACTTTTTACCTTTAATTCTCTTAAAACAACACAGGAAGCACACCGAAGTTGTGGCACAAGGGCAGTTGTTGCCCAATTTTAGGGAATGTTGGCAAATGGGGAGTACCTTTTTATTAACAGTTGTGGCCTGGGTATTTTTTAGGGCTGCTAGCGTGACGGAAGCCCTGTCTTATCTTAAAGGTGTTTTTAGTGCCTCCTTGTTTTCGATTCCGGAGATACGGCCAAGTTTTTTATTGGTGTTGTTGGGGCTATTTGTTTTGGTAGAATGGCGTGGTCGGGAAGGGCGGTATGCCATAGAGCATTTATGGTTTAGGTATCCCAAAGCCTTACGGTGGGGGCTTTATTATGTGATTGCTATGGTGATATTTTTATACGGAGGAAAGGAACAGGAGTTTATATATTTTCAGTTCTGA
- a CDS encoding glycosyltransferase family 2 protein: MLFKFLNYLQPTHYFSLHKTGGTGVFPRVEVLPEVVKSQLEADTRFESELAQQYDLSWQALQKGYVGDAEVYSQTEALPLIDEYRFIRKYFNKAWVWYVLGLRLGSFCNPIKEVGAFWRSRHAIRSTYLNQPLAHEGWDGFESSLLEKGPKVSVVIPTLNRYPYLKDVLKDLAQQDYPNFEVLVVDQSQPFQESFYKDFGLDLQVVYQEEQALWLARNRAIQEAQGAYFLLFDDDSRVAPNWIASHMKALDFFKADISSGVSISKVGAKVPEHYAFFRVSDQLDTGNVLITREVFEAIGLFDRQFEKQRMGDGEFGLRSYLAGFLNVSNPYAERLHLKVDSGGLREMGSWDAFRTKKLLAPRPIPSVLYFFRRYFGNRAARYALLRTVPMSIMPYRFKQNRFMLVLGAFLSVLLLPLVGMQVWRSWRLASRKLEEGPMIGDLE, from the coding sequence ATGCTTTTTAAATTCCTGAACTATCTCCAACCCACCCATTATTTTTCTTTACACAAGACTGGTGGAACGGGAGTATTCCCTAGGGTAGAGGTCTTACCAGAAGTGGTTAAGTCGCAGTTGGAAGCGGATACGCGTTTTGAAAGTGAGTTGGCACAACAGTACGACCTGTCTTGGCAGGCTTTGCAGAAGGGATATGTTGGGGATGCTGAGGTCTATTCTCAAACAGAAGCTTTACCTTTAATAGACGAGTACCGGTTTATCCGCAAGTACTTTAACAAGGCTTGGGTATGGTATGTGCTGGGATTGCGCTTGGGCAGTTTTTGTAATCCTATTAAGGAAGTCGGAGCCTTTTGGCGTAGTCGTCATGCTATACGTAGTACGTATTTAAACCAGCCTTTAGCTCATGAAGGGTGGGATGGTTTTGAAAGCTCTTTGTTAGAAAAGGGACCCAAAGTATCTGTCGTTATTCCGACTTTAAACCGCTATCCGTATTTAAAGGATGTCCTGAAGGACTTGGCACAGCAGGACTACCCTAATTTTGAGGTGTTGGTGGTGGACCAGTCCCAACCCTTTCAAGAGTCTTTTTATAAGGACTTTGGGTTGGATTTGCAAGTGGTTTACCAAGAGGAACAAGCCCTTTGGTTGGCAAGGAACCGAGCGATACAAGAAGCTCAAGGCGCTTATTTTCTGTTGTTTGATGATGATAGCCGAGTGGCACCCAATTGGATTGCTTCCCATATGAAGGCTTTGGATTTTTTTAAGGCCGATATTTCTTCAGGGGTATCTATTTCGAAAGTGGGAGCCAAGGTGCCTGAGCACTATGCCTTTTTTAGGGTGAGTGATCAATTGGATACCGGAAACGTTTTGATTACACGGGAAGTGTTTGAGGCCATAGGCCTGTTCGACCGGCAGTTTGAAAAGCAGCGTATGGGGGATGGGGAGTTTGGACTTCGCTCCTATTTGGCTGGTTTTTTGAACGTGTCCAACCCCTATGCCGAGCGTTTGCATTTGAAAGTGGATAGTGGGGGGCTTCGGGAGATGGGTAGTTGGGATGCGTTTCGAACCAAAAAACTGTTGGCGCCAAGACCTATTCCAAGTGTGCTGTATTTTTTTAGGCGTTATTTTGGTAATAGGGCCGCCAGATATGCTCTGTTGCGCACCGTGCCTATGTCTATTATGCCTTATCGCTTTAAGCAAAACCGATTCATGTTGGTTTTGGGAGCTTTTCTGTCGGTATTGCTTTTGCCTTTGGTTGGAATGCAGGTGTGGCGATCTTGGCGTTTGGCCAGTAGAAAGTTGGAGGAGGGGCCGATGATTGGGGATTTAGAATGA
- a CDS encoding glycosyltransferase family 4 protein — MPRTKQKIKIGLVLSRTPNYSETFFNSKIKGLIQSGYEVTLFAQFHDPSFNLCKVVLAPKVYKDNAVLQIFAMLWGYTKLVCRCPKRLWKLMVLERKEKKGGLQIAKNMYNNAHMLTADLDWLHFGFATMAIQSEVVAEAIGAKMAVSLRGYDMDIYPKKHPGCYGLLWRKVDKVHAISKYMETRAKEEGLEEGVPVQIITPALDVQRFSNLPQNLRKEGMFLTIGRLHEIKGIDLILKALKELKEQGETFIYRVIGEGKERRVLERLIVDLGLEDEVVLKGKQTHEMIVEHLRNTEIYVQYSLSEGFCNAVLEAQAMGCLCIVSNGGALPENVLDGETGWVVPKNNPKALAGKILEISQLTKEAKAKIRKAAQKRVSNEFNLESQRKQFEAFYTN, encoded by the coding sequence GTGCCAAGAACAAAACAAAAAATAAAAATAGGGCTGGTCTTATCAAGGACTCCTAATTATTCGGAGACATTTTTTAATTCCAAAATAAAAGGATTGATACAGTCCGGCTATGAGGTAACGCTGTTCGCACAATTTCACGACCCCTCATTCAATTTATGCAAGGTAGTCTTGGCTCCAAAAGTATATAAGGATAATGCAGTGCTTCAAATATTTGCAATGCTCTGGGGGTATACCAAGTTAGTCTGTCGTTGTCCAAAACGATTATGGAAATTGATGGTATTGGAACGCAAAGAAAAAAAAGGGGGGCTGCAAATCGCCAAAAACATGTATAATAATGCGCACATGCTTACCGCAGATTTGGATTGGTTACATTTTGGCTTTGCTACCATGGCCATACAAAGTGAAGTCGTGGCAGAAGCTATCGGAGCAAAAATGGCAGTGAGTTTAAGAGGCTATGATATGGACATATATCCCAAAAAGCACCCAGGGTGTTATGGTTTGTTATGGCGCAAAGTGGATAAGGTGCATGCAATATCTAAATACATGGAGACTAGGGCGAAAGAAGAAGGTTTGGAGGAGGGGGTCCCTGTTCAAATAATAACGCCTGCATTGGATGTGCAACGGTTTTCAAATCTGCCACAAAATTTAAGAAAGGAAGGAATGTTCTTAACAATTGGTCGATTACATGAAATCAAAGGAATAGATTTAATTCTTAAGGCACTCAAAGAACTGAAGGAACAGGGAGAGACGTTTATCTATAGGGTCATAGGAGAAGGAAAGGAAAGGCGAGTTTTGGAGCGATTGATTGTAGACCTTGGTTTAGAAGATGAAGTGGTTTTAAAGGGAAAGCAAACGCATGAAATGATAGTAGAACATTTAAGAAATACGGAGATCTATGTTCAATATAGTTTGTCGGAAGGCTTTTGTAATGCCGTTTTGGAAGCCCAAGCAATGGGTTGCTTGTGCATAGTGTCCAATGGTGGAGCCTTACCTGAAAATGTCTTAGATGGGGAGACTGGCTGGGTTGTGCCTAAGAATAATCCAAAGGCTTTGGCAGGGAAAATTTTGGAAATAAGCCAGTTGACAAAGGAAGCTAAAGCAAAAATAAGGAAGGCCGCACAAAAAAGAGTGAGTAATGAATTTAATTTGGAATCCCAGCGCAAACAGTTCGAAGCATTTTATACCAATTAA
- a CDS encoding class I SAM-dependent methyltransferase → MKLVNFVNNPRAYVDKAKDFLVNKGRVIMHAGDNVKCDICNWKGTQFFKGKCPKCRSLQRTRLMPFALEYFNLLQNPKRVLHIAPNLNENTYMAKNLQEGSTYDRLNIRPVKHINIVQDITRTNLPSENYDLVVAWHVLEHIVQDVQAIEEVYRLLKPGGHFLVSVPIFPLKSLHTFENSEIPYKDFEKVHGHYDHCRSCGLDYYLRFEKVGFNTQELKVQNLPPSDTEKFGLFEDHVVWCFQKS, encoded by the coding sequence ATGAAACTAGTCAATTTTGTCAATAACCCTAGAGCTTACGTAGATAAAGCTAAGGACTTTTTGGTTAATAAAGGCCGTGTGATCATGCATGCTGGAGATAATGTAAAATGTGACATCTGTAATTGGAAGGGGACCCAATTTTTCAAGGGAAAGTGCCCTAAATGTAGGTCACTTCAAAGAACTCGTTTGATGCCCTTTGCTTTAGAATACTTTAACTTGTTACAAAACCCTAAGAGAGTACTTCATATAGCACCCAATCTAAATGAAAACACTTACATGGCAAAGAATTTGCAGGAGGGGAGTACATATGATAGATTGAATATAAGACCAGTAAAACATATCAATATAGTACAGGACATTACCCGTACCAATTTACCTTCTGAAAATTACGATTTGGTAGTCGCATGGCATGTTTTGGAGCATATTGTCCAGGATGTTCAGGCAATTGAAGAGGTCTATCGTTTGTTAAAACCAGGAGGTCATTTTTTGGTGAGTGTGCCAATCTTTCCGTTAAAAAGTCTCCACACTTTTGAAAATTCGGAAATCCCTTATAAGGATTTTGAAAAAGTCCATGGGCACTATGACCATTGTAGGAGTTGTGGCCTGGATTATTATTTGCGGTTTGAAAAAGTCGGATTTAATACACAAGAACTGAAAGTCCAAAATCTACCGCCTTCAGATACAGAAAAGTTTGGCTTGTTTGAAGATCACGTAGTTTGGTGTTTTCAAAAAAGCTAA